A genomic window from Helicobacter suis HS1 includes:
- a CDS encoding chemotaxis response regulator CheY, translating into MKILIVDDSSTMRRIIRNTLQRLGYEDILEAEHGVEAWGKLDSNDTTGVLITDWNMPEMNGLDLVKKVRSDGRFKDLPIIMITTEGGKAEVITALKAGVNNYIVKPFTPQVLKEKLEVVLGTND; encoded by the coding sequence TTGAAAATATTAATTGTAGATGATAGCTCCACAATGCGAAGAATCATCAGGAATACCCTCCAGCGTTTAGGTTATGAGGATATTTTGGAGGCTGAGCATGGGGTGGAAGCTTGGGGGAAATTGGATAGTAATGATACTACTGGGGTGCTTATCACCGATTGGAACATGCCAGAGATGAATGGGTTAGATTTAGTTAAAAAGGTGCGCTCTGATGGGCGTTTTAAGGACTTGCCTATCATTATGATCACCACAGAAGGGGGTAAAGCAGAGGTTATTACCGCTTTGAAAGCAGGGGTAAATAATTACATCGTCAAGCCCTTTACCCCTCAAGTTCTCAAAGAAAAATTAGAGGTTGTTTTAGGTACCAATGACTAA
- a CDS encoding Gfo/Idh/MocA family protein — translation MQVGLVGYGYWGQKVAHNLGRFVLKSVCDLIPLRLAQARQDFCNILVSTQIEDLLNDTEIQAIFIITPLSTHYTLTKQALLANKHVFVEKPMSSTLQEAKELYMLAKERHKILHCDLTFLYTPSILWIKNNLQQLGQVLSIASRWLLGICRKDTCALYDLAWHALSILSFLYPHALSTSSHLSLLKAPHPNHPTLSTANLHFNIVEIMASLNISWLSPFKVRDMLFIGTQNTLYYNDNALKPLSITPTSLESKQVKTHHPTLPAFSALFKCIESFYQSILNTTPCFDQKRVVLDVLGFLERLTLAP, via the coding sequence ATGCAAGTTGGGTTAGTTGGCTATGGCTATTGGGGGCAGAAAGTGGCGCATAACTTGGGGAGGTTTGTGCTTAAAAGCGTGTGTGATTTAATACCCCTGCGCCTAGCACAGGCACGACAAGATTTTTGTAATATTTTAGTGAGCACACAAATAGAGGATTTATTAAATGATACAGAGATTCAGGCTATTTTTATCATCACTCCCCTATCTACCCACTACACCCTTACTAAACAAGCTCTTTTAGCTAATAAACATGTATTTGTAGAAAAACCCATGAGTTCTACTCTGCAAGAGGCTAAAGAACTTTATATGCTAGCCAAAGAGCGCCATAAAATTTTACACTGCGATCTGACCTTTTTATACACGCCAAGCATTCTTTGGATTAAAAATAACCTGCAACAATTAGGGCAGGTTTTAAGCATTGCCTCTAGGTGGCTCTTAGGGATTTGCCGTAAAGATACTTGTGCGCTTTATGATCTGGCTTGGCATGCTTTAAGCATTTTATCCTTTCTCTATCCTCATGCTTTAAGTACAAGTTCGCATCTCTCTTTACTCAAAGCCCCCCATCCAAACCACCCCACTTTAAGTACAGCCAATTTACATTTCAACATAGTAGAGATCATGGCATCCTTAAATATCTCTTGGCTCTCCCCTTTTAAAGTACGCGACATGCTCTTTATTGGCACGCAAAATACTTTGTACTACAATGATAACGCCCTCAAGCCTTTGAGTATCACCCCCACAAGTTTAGAATCTAAACAAGTAAAAACCCACCACCCCACACTCCCAGCCTTTAGTGCGCTTTTTAAATGTATAGAAAGTTTTTATCAAAGTATTTTAAATACCACCCCCTGTTTTGATCAAAAACGCGTTGTTTTAGATGTTTTAGGGTTTTTAGAGAGATTAACACTAGCGCCGTGA
- a CDS encoding acyltransferase produces the protein MRVIENSITNVCAHESVVVYAPCNLYGCTLEEGVFVGPFCEIQSGVVVGAHTRIQSHSFICSLVRIGAFCFIGHGVVFINDLFSNGYPSADSSLWKETSIGNHVSIGSNATILPVHICAHVVIGAGSVVSKDIDKSGIYAGNPARFLRDLPCKLG, from the coding sequence ATGCGTGTGATAGAAAATTCAATTACTAATGTGTGCGCCCATGAGAGTGTGGTGGTCTATGCCCCTTGTAATTTATATGGGTGCACTTTAGAGGAGGGCGTGTTTGTGGGGCCTTTTTGTGAAATCCAAAGTGGCGTAGTGGTGGGTGCGCATACTCGTATCCAAAGCCATTCTTTTATTTGTTCGCTTGTGCGTATTGGCGCATTTTGTTTTATCGGGCATGGCGTGGTGTTTATTAACGATCTTTTTTCTAATGGGTATCCTAGCGCTGATTCAAGTTTGTGGAAAGAAACCAGTATTGGTAATCATGTTAGCATTGGCTCTAATGCCACGATTTTACCCGTACACATTTGTGCGCATGTGGTGATTGGGGCGGGTAGTGTGGTGAGTAAAGATATTGATAAAAGCGGGATTTATGCGGGCAATCCAGCCCGTTTTTTACGGGATTTGCCATGCAAGTTGGGTTAG
- the prmA gene encoding 50S ribosomal protein L11 methyltransferase, with amino-acid sequence MDSYFKTLVLPTGYPELFADFLLDFTQEAIEESSATHLSDLPYQYFGNKTHSLPTQAYIVYSSQEPSALLKNLKEFCHSLNDRGVCVGVYHHTSIHKNQDWIKNYQQSIKPTTCAKFYITPSWIAPVNLPDLYTLILDPSLAFGTGHHESTRMLLKSLSRLDATDKLALDVGCGSGILALALSKLGARVHACDTDLFALQETKKNFEKNCANLERLWLGSLQESTEYYDYIVINIVASVIIELYPQVLKASHAKTELFLSGILEEYAERVIEVYTSAFRLLERTQENEWVCLHLCKS; translated from the coding sequence ATGGATTCATATTTTAAAACCCTTGTCCTACCTACCGGCTACCCTGAATTATTCGCCGATTTTTTATTAGATTTCACACAAGAGGCCATTGAGGAAAGCTCTGCTACTCATTTATCCGATTTGCCCTACCAGTATTTTGGTAATAAAACCCATTCTCTCCCCACTCAAGCCTACATTGTTTATTCTAGCCAAGAACCCAGCGCCCTACTTAAAAATCTTAAAGAGTTTTGCCATTCTTTAAATGATCGGGGTGTATGTGTGGGGGTTTATCACCACACCAGCATACACAAAAACCAAGATTGGATCAAAAATTACCAACAAAGCATTAAACCCACCACTTGCGCTAAATTTTACATCACGCCTAGCTGGATCGCGCCAGTAAACTTACCGGATTTGTATACTTTAATTCTTGATCCAAGTTTAGCCTTTGGCACGGGTCATCATGAAAGTACGCGCATGCTTTTAAAAAGTTTGAGTCGGCTTGATGCAACGGATAAATTAGCCTTAGATGTGGGTTGTGGGAGTGGGATTTTAGCTTTGGCTTTGTCTAAGTTAGGTGCGAGGGTGCATGCGTGTGATACTGATTTATTTGCTCTGCAAGAAACAAAGAAAAATTTTGAGAAAAATTGTGCTAATTTAGAAAGGCTGTGGTTAGGTTCTTTGCAAGAGAGTACAGAATATTATGACTATATCGTTATTAATATCGTGGCTAGTGTTATTATTGAACTTTATCCCCAAGTATTAAAAGCCAGCCATGCTAAAACAGAACTTTTTTTATCGGGTATTTTAGAAGAATATGCAGAGCGTGTAATTGAGGTTTATACTTCTGCTTTTAGACTTTTAGAGCGCACCCAAGAAAATGAATGGGTGTGTTTGCATTTATGTAAATCTTAG